The window atatatttgttagtctctaaggtgccacaagtactcctgttctttttacaaactaacatgtaggtcaggggtaggtaaactacggcccgcaggccacatctggcccctgagctcccggatgGGGaggctcccctctctctcccctcccctgctgttccctaaCCCCTGCTGTCCCACTGCAGACTCAACATGCCGCACCACCAGCGCTCTGGCCCACCACTCCTGGGCAGTGTTGCagcggtggggctgcaagctcctactGCTCTGAAtgacatggtaagggggctggtctgCGCGCTCCTGAGGGACCTCGTATCTAGCTCCGGCGAGCCGCGtggctgtggtaagggggccagggggttggataaggggcagagagtcctggggggcagtcaggggacagggagcaggggacgaTTGggcgggcggtcaggggatggggaactggggggttggataggcgtaggagtcccggggtctgtcagggagcaggggtgtggatatgggttcatatccaggacttcaccccctacccaaccctgctgctacctgtcccttgactgctctgacctctatccacccccctgtccactgacagacccttgggactcccacacctatccagcccccgtccccccagaacctccgccccatccaactgtcccctgactgctccccaggactccctgccccttatctaaccccccgacccccttaccatgccgctcagagcagcgtgtctggcagccacgtagaccacgcagagccagacacactgcccagcaggagcgcacagccccgccccgcaggagcgctgcccacgcggtggcgtggctgtgggggaggggctagcctccccagccgggagctcagggaccaggcaggacggtcctgtcggctggatgtggcccgtgggccgtaatttgcccatccctgatcaagggcataaacctattgagtcagcaagacatgcagggggatgtctgtgtgctgagacctatgaggcttttccatgccatgtgctgtgaagcttgtgtttgggacacaggaagtacaagccacatggcaaagggaatataaagggcagctgcatcatctccattttgtcttcaatccctcttcctacctctggagcaacttctctacaaatagaagcctggaacaaaggactgaaagacccatcgaacttgtggatgtgttccagacggactttcaagccagcagctcaacaatactgctaataacctgatatatagattttggaatgcatctcactgcttttccatttaacaactttttttgtgtcgtgtcctgtcttgtctttccatgctaaaggattggctggcagtgtggtcttttgggtaagatccaaacctatagtgtTTGTAATGTgtttgtaatgtggctgaccttttggggtcagaaaaacattttgtatatgagcagagtttttaaataacctctcactgtactggacctaggtgctgattgggagtcggagaactggagtgcaataaagggggctgtgtgatttcttttttcagcttctcgataacccgtgtgtgggatcagaagcacagtttgtgactggtcgttgagtttaacttcagtgttaaccaccagttttgggagcatctgctctccctttttcatcctgccctgaccctggcattttcagtgtggactgccccaggcacacccgtcacactaagcactgaagttaaattaatagaatgttttttatgacaaagttatgaaatcaagtgacctcctttgttttctttcatctgagcagggtttccaatttcccagcctgatgtgatctcccagctggaacaaggggaagagccatgggtcccagacctccagggttcagaggatagagagatcctgagagctccctgcacaggtgaggaaatattaaaccaactcagaatctgtaagtgcctgaaggaaacatctgggatgccctacaatgcccttggaaggtctctcagttcaatactgtccctagcaggggtcgtatccttagggtaaatatagctcatggcttcctgtagaccctagcaTACACCAGACAgtagcttcctcctttccccctgtgaatttggatgggatgtgaagcctgaattgatcgcctcctctctcctgtttggggaagaacttgggggagttcagttcctgatttttatttgacctctctccagtacttgtattggtttgaccttcccctttccatccctgtttgaggtttctgtctctatcacagcaggtgacgcaagggtgtgtgagagagaggagcagaattctcagcaggagacTGTTGAGCAAGttaataaacacagagcattatcgcaaagatcgaaaaggaatgtgtcctggagtcataagcaggaaaaatcccgtgacattcagcacagaccagaaggagagcagggaaagcagccaggggagaaagtgggtaaatgtatttcctgtcaggaaactcagaaggacctcaaggaaaccacaacacaacaggaaatcctcagcggaaagagaaaaaatacatgcagtgagtttggggaaaacgtatgtgattactccatccttataaagcatcacagaatccacacagggaagaggccctatgaatgcactgagtgtggaaaatgcttccctagcagctcaggcctttctcaacatgagagaattcacacaggggagaggccctatgaatgcagtgagtgtggaaaatgcttcactagcagctcaggcctttctaaacatcagagaatccacacaggggagaggccctatgaatgcagtgagtgtgggaaaaacttcactagcagctcaaaccttcttacccatcagagaatccacacaggggagaggccctatgaatgcagtgagtgtggaaaatgcttcactgacagctcagccctttctcaacatcagataatccacagaggggagagaccctatgaatgcagtgagtgtgggaaaaccttcagtcgcagttcacaccttattaggcatcagagaatccacacagggaagaggccctatgaatgcagtgagtgtggaaaatgcttcactagcagctcagtcctttctcaacatcagagaatccacacaggggagaggccctatgaatgcagtgagtgtggaaaatgcttcactagcagctcaggcctttctcaacatcagagaatccacacacgggagaggccctatgaatgcagtgagtgtggaaaatgcttccctgacagctcagccctttctcaacatcagagaatccacacaggggaaaggccctatgaatgcagtgaatgtgggggaaaattcaatcgcagctcagaccttattagacatcagagaatccacacagggaagaggccctatgaatgcagtgagtgtgggaaaaccttcaatcgcagctcaaaccttcttacccatcagagaatccacacaggggagaggccctatgaatgcagtgagtgtgggaaaaccttcagtcgcagttcacaccttattaggcatcagagaatccacacaggggggaggccctatgaatgcagtgaatgtgggggaaatttcaatcgcagctcagaccttattagacatcagagaatccacacagggaagaggccctatgaatgcagtgagtgtgggaaaaccttcaatcgcagctcaaaccttcttacccatcagagaatccacacaggggagaggccctatgaatgccgtgagtgtggaaaatgcttcactgacagctcagtcctttctcaacatcagagaatccacacaggggagaggccctatgaatgcagtgagtgtggaaaatgcttcactagcagctcaggcctttctcaacatcagagaatccacacacgggagaggccctatgaatgcagtgagtgtggaaaatgcttcactgacagctcagccctttctcaacatcagagaatccacacaggggagaggccctatgaatgcagtgaatgtgggggaaaattcaatcgcagctcagaccttattagacatcagagaatccacacagggaagaggccctatgaatgcagtgagtgcaggaaaaccttctgtgggcaGTTAGCCCATGTTactcatcagagaatctgcaagggagatcaagaacataaacacctctagggctatcaatactttttttttctctaataattttcctgattcccacatagtaacttttacagctgtttgaactgtttgcagcatggttatccctcagtttgaccagatgagtggccatttttgccttttgcagtttgccctgttttgaagtggacccatttgtcctttctatcaactccattatcccatgagtaattctagtgtgcccttcctatcaggaaccagggagcatcacatttatactattcctcctattgcaaagttattgttagtcaccagtgatacagattgtatcattgccacttgttctcacgttgctctgagttgtgctgaagagcagattatagttaaatgaagaggagcaggggcaggaaaaaaaagtgtaatttcagcctctgtgacactggaaggagatggggagacgCAGAGATTCCCTACTtctccatcactgcagaactgttaccttttgtctgagccatgcagaggttatcatcatcccattctatccatccacttttcaaagtgtcctgtgaggaagagttctcagctgtctgtgcttggagatgatgctttgacttctttaatcttatatcagagtcgctctgagatgaaagtgtcaaagacctggaaggggaattcaaatggatNNNNNNNNNNNNNNNNNNNNNNNgggctaagagagttgacttggctcttgtccgcaatttggatttaccggatgatgatcctcggcgcgtggccactgctgatatgtttttgggagccggtcgctttgttgacccgcattTGCAAGTTCGCCTTgaaccccggatcctgcagcaatcacaggaactagctttggctgcctttaaagcggtgccccagatgggaaagccgacccctccctatgctaaaattacacaaggcccatcggaaccgtattccacctttttggatcgccttcgagaggctattgatagatctcctaatctgacgccagaggccagaactgcagttggacttgatcttgcaacccagaatgcaaatcccacttgccgccgtatattagccaccttgcccaagactgcgaccctgatggaaatgatcgaggcatgtggtagggccgctatgcttgaggagatggataaggcggcaattcatgctaaggcacaggcctctgcactggccgtggcgttacaacccctgctcgggggacagcggggggctagaagaccgacccggccagccggcccctgttttggttgtggaaaacccgggcatttccggcggaactgccctatgcaaaatgggcagcgggcctctgatgtgtcacctgaagctgcaactggcgcttgcacacgatgtgataagtttggacatcgcgccgccgactgttgggcgcgttacacgaaggatggaacaccactgccgggaaacggatcacggagcgcccctcggaggagcgcgacgacacaagtgcctccacccgccaacccggctgcctggaacacctcaccggagcaacccgtagcagtgccggagtggacttggccacagcgacagatgtagttttagagactgatgaggttcaagttcttccttccaacatcgatggtccattaggatttggactgagtgcccttttgattggccgttcgtcaacatcgaaacaaggtatttttgttttgcctggccttattgatgccgactatacggggaatattgggataatggtacgtgccctctgtccccctgtgactataactgctggtacacgtcttgctcagttaatacctttcaagggatgtgtgccccgatcgaccccaattgaccgcgggtctcgagggtttggatccactggccctccccaaactgcctttgctatggacaagcccacccgaactgctcggcttcagggatccgatgggcggcaaatcactcaggaagcttttattggggatgcaatgcagagtggggtaactgaggcacctgggacgacagaggtagaagatactgtgtttaccttggaatcagagcacactgaagcggttgcagctgaggcccccatgcagaatgatgtaggagatgcgccatctaacctagtatcagaatgcccaggggcagttgtaaatggggcccctctacagagcgacatgtgtcctcaagaactgcctgtgtgtggaaagggagacgaagaggagcaagggaatttagctgtgcagctggcagatactggctcacccatttttagtattgaaagctctggggctcaaaaaacatttgtgcctgttacagctgcagcaattgaagaacaaatcattgcagaaactgtaacatctatggaaacctcagctgaaactttaaagcctttagaagcagtgcctggaaaactatttcctgaactagtccaagatattaccactgctcattcgggatttgaggctgcaagcagtagcagtgaagcaattgcaactgtgttagtatcagagatgtctgctgcagtggtggatggaatgtctgaaagagccacacgatgtacacaacctgggcccctggaggaaagttgcttgtttgctatgccaggattttttttgtttgatcctccctgaatgatttaattgattgagataatttttgctttgcctgaatgtataggatgatgtcctgataatttcccccgtagaacttgaactacgatggtggtggaacaggagaaaaaacacttacattattgatattgccaatgtctagaaattcctgactaaaaagacattgagaactgaccctggtaaagaagcaaagaattgcacactggcaggaaaaaatttgggactcctgctaaaaactgtggtattgattggattttggggtttattttgcaggctgcgccctgtgttgtggaatttttttttagcatgtattgccctccctaattggattgtaaatgatattacccctccccattactaacccctgttttttaaagcctatttgttttttgtttttaaagtttaagaaaattcggcctaaaggtttgttgagtattcttaaagcggggagttgtaggcataaatctaggaaatttgggagaatggctttgaatttatgtgacccaaaatacctttatgtaaagtgctttggatcgggcccaggcaggcacgcaataaatagagaatttgaagaagaaaaaaggatcgggcccaggcggcgggcaacagacaacaagcttggaatactggttgataatcTTGAGGGTGTAGTtaatagaaaaggtaattaactactagcgagtaatgttaggcagagtacaaagttaactctgtggttgctggagggaatagcagttgaattttgtaaagatgctaaagagaaaagtttttggtatttttaaaatgtttgtaaataaatttaggcaaagaatttagtttgcaattgtttggttaTAAATAatttgttgcattagttgaaaattgtatattgtgctatgtaattgtaattgtattaggctaagggtatataagtggtgattttttttggggtttaaaagtagaagttaatagtaagaacccttaagctgtgaatagctttgaatttagaagtaagttaggatgcaattgtattactgtaaatgatttaattaatgatgtaattttccttttttgcctgatggtactaagggtatttgtatattgtatgtaatgattgattgcccagtaggggtagttttgttttgttttttagatattaagaaaattggtgttagctgcatagcattttatgtaccatgcatttatttacagagttaaatttatgttatgtgttttttgttttgttttgtggtgtttgtttgtttgtttttttctggccaggattgttttttgtgttttatgtggtttatgttgtgttttttctaggaccccccctccctcagtgtcagtttgatcgcctgacatctaagggatgatttggtaataaaagtttgccacaagttggtgtgcaatagagaaggggggaatcctgtagaatttacaccatttatttgttgtgctttgtttttgtttggtgttgttggggttatgttaagaattgcatggttatataggttggctttataaagttttaattttggcttgtgatagattgtggtgttatgttgttataagttggaaatgttttgctaatgtttttatttctttttttttcccctcctttttgattttgggtagaggggggaggtgttgagaatattttgctagcttggcagctggtagtgtgggaagctaagatgtttaggtttttaggatgggttaattaggctttgagctttgttttgagaagttggccttggctagttttatgaagttacagctgcgggtgtgttaaatttgttaaccaattagcaactgcttgcttgcctgctttaagagtataaagagcatgctggaaatgaataaagtactctctgcttatgatcacatgggttgtcagactctgtccctgctcctctgcgatgcaacaaaggaatagctaagcagaactcaggttttactatatagtctgcagtcaatcaggaaggtggggggatgggggaaataggatgggggaattgggatcatgttgtgctacagggggaaatgggaacaggggatgggaacagaaacagggacacaggcaaggctctgtggtgtcagagctgggaagggggacactaaggaaggaaactggaatcattgcttgctggatgttcaccccaataaacatcaaattgtttgcgcctttggacttcaggtattgttgctctctgttcatgcgagaaggaccagggaagtgagagggtgaaggaataagccctctaaccCTGTCATCTGTTGCTCTAGGCTCCATATGTACGTGCacattcacatcccactcctaacacaatcactgtcttctatctgacgaaatagcctaatttcaacttctcctgtaacattacaccaccaactatttagcatttgtatgagagaagttggagggaattcaaacatcttcaaatggcaaaactttccccccggcctggtcagtgaatctgttgccggcacaaaaaggcctgaggctacagcaacagtgattcgttgcccggagtgcctcgctccaattagacacaccagggtggagaagcaaaaaaagtttatttgagatctcaaagcgcaggatgcttggaggcacacgcctcagatcaagcacaccccagacaagcagctctctgtctttatacatgatcttagctaagcatgtctattacccccaatgcccagctcccccctcccccccccttctccctccttttcagttcccatacagcaaatacattataacgtagcaattactctaaacagtttagatcatacttggcaaaaaatatattatctcgttagtaacttttcttgaccggtcattctgtttcactccctttagccaggtgcaagcaggctgtataattgcctcctggtactgataactagttgccacacattccattctttccatctagcctgtggggttaattaaagtttaaacatggaagcggttc is drawn from Mauremys mutica isolate MM-2020 ecotype Southern unplaced genomic scaffold, ASM2049712v1 Super-Scaffold_100210, whole genome shotgun sequence and contains these coding sequences:
- the LOC123360051 gene encoding zinc finger protein 850-like is translated as KHHRIHTGKRPYECSECRKTFSRSSHLIRHQRIHTGERPHKCSECGEKFSRSSHLIRHRRIHTGKRSYECSDCGKTFSRSSHLIRHRRIHTGKRSYECSECGKSFTSRSGLYQHQRIHTGERPYECSECGKSFTSRSGLTGHQRIHTGERPYECSECGKTFNRRSNLLTHQRIHTGERPYECCECRKCFTDSSALSQHQRIHTGERPYECSECGETFNRSSVLIRHRRIHTGKRPYECSECGKAFSRSSHLIRHQRIHTGERPYECSECGKSFTSSSGLSEHQKIHTGKRPYECTECGKCFPSSSGLSQHERIHTGERPYECSECGKCFTSSSGLSKHQRIHTGERPYECSECGKNFTSSSNLLTHQRIHTGERPYECSECGKCFTDSSALSQHQIIHRGERPYECSECGKTFSRSSHLIRHQRIHTGKRPYECSECGKCFTSSSVLSQHQRIHTGERPYECSECGKCFTSSSGLSQHQRIHTRERPYECSECGKCFPDSSALSQHQRIHTGERPYECSECGGKFNRSSDLIRHQRIHTGKRPYECSECGKTFNRSSNLLTHQRIHTGERPYECSECGKTFSRSSHLIRHQRIHTGGRPYECSECGGNFNRSSDLIRHQRIHTGKRPYECSECGKTFNRSSNLLTHQRIHTGERPYECRECGKCFTDSSVLSQHQRIHTGERPYECSECGKCFTSSSGLSQHQRIHTRERPYECSECGKCFTDSSALSQHQRIHTGERPYECSECGGKFNRSSDLIRHQRIHTGKRPYECSECRKTFSSYFANVRL